A DNA window from Leopardus geoffroyi isolate Oge1 chromosome A1, O.geoffroyi_Oge1_pat1.0, whole genome shotgun sequence contains the following coding sequences:
- the LOC123578276 gene encoding atherin-like has translation MIAKTAATASAQTFTSHGSWKITSRPRPGSPNQAAPVRASSLTTSASAEAWALETQPDPLGPGHARPFGAAPRTRAPRGPHRPEDTRRPPVSPRVLRGPPAAPAPPPARTPGPALQWRQRQRLPDRHVPQNQEASATAAAARASPTAQSPALRPPLAPE, from the exons ATGATTGCCAAAACGGCAGCAACAGCCTCTGCCCAGACGTTTACCTCTCATGGTTCTTGGAAGATAACCT CGCGGCCTCGGCCTGGCTCCCCAAACCAAGCGGCCCCGGTTAGGGCCTCGTCCCTCACAACTAGCGCGTCTGCCGAGGCCTGGGCCCTAGAAACCCAGCCCGACCCCCTCGGCCCCGGCCACGCCCGGCCCTTCGGCGCCGCACCGCGCACCCGGGCCCCCCGGGGTCCTCATAGGCCGGAGGACACGCGCAGGCCTCCTGTCTCACCTCGAGTTTTACGGGGACCGCCGGCGGCGCCCGCGCCTCCACCCGCCCGCACACCTGGCCCCGCGCTGCAGTGGAGACAGCGGCAGAGACTGCCCGACCGTCACGTGCCGCAGAACCAAGAGGCCTCGGCTACCGCTGCTGCCGCGCGAGCGAGCCCCACCGCGCAAAGCCCGGCCCTGCGCCCGCCCCTCGCTCCTGAGTAG